A single region of the Idiomarinaceae bacterium HL-53 genome encodes:
- a CDS encoding outer membrane lipoprotein, with product MKSQHGEKKLNRWTQWLVVALGLMLLSGCASRLPEELRSDEKQLVSFPQLLQEPETHVGSPTRLGGLIANVQNLNESSVIEVVQFELNGYGRPHITEESPGRFRIRVNGFIDPEIYKQGREVSVFGLFSGLEAGEIGEFDYAFPVIESEGLKLWSERTERQRVDVMFYNSYPSYRFRFWGPHPYLPVYGDQPAKQPTIQQGPRQQGTRERSSGGRSNQQ from the coding sequence ATGAAGTCTCAACATGGTGAAAAAAAGTTAAACAGATGGACTCAGTGGCTGGTTGTAGCACTTGGTCTTATGCTCTTGAGTGGTTGTGCAAGCCGGCTTCCAGAGGAACTACGTAGCGACGAGAAGCAACTAGTGAGCTTCCCACAGCTATTGCAAGAACCAGAGACTCATGTTGGTTCGCCTACGCGTTTAGGTGGCCTCATTGCAAATGTTCAGAATTTGAATGAAAGCTCTGTGATTGAAGTCGTGCAATTTGAATTGAATGGCTATGGTCGTCCACATATTACTGAGGAAAGCCCAGGGCGTTTTCGTATCCGAGTGAATGGATTTATCGATCCTGAAATTTACAAGCAGGGTCGAGAAGTTTCTGTATTTGGTCTGTTCTCGGGGTTAGAGGCCGGAGAAATTGGCGAGTTCGATTATGCGTTTCCGGTGATCGAAAGCGAGGGGCTGAAACTTTGGTCTGAGCGAACGGAACGTCAGCGTGTCGACGTGATGTTCTATAATTCGTATCCTTCTTATCGTTTCCGATTTTGGGGTCCTCACCCTTATCTACCCGTTTATGGTGACCAACCCGCAAAGCAACCGACCATTCAACAAGGGCCTAGACAGCAAGGAACGAGAGAGCGTTCGAGCGGCGGTCGCTCCAATCAACAATGA
- a CDS encoding Pimeloyl-ACP methyl ester carboxylesterase encodes MRELRIEAAHIELAAFSSAPISEFNPQEPVIIALHGWLDNALSLTPLLTELESQSRQEQITQQWLALDLPGHGHSEHRPVGVYYYFSEWAMDIAKLIHEQGWQNVVLVGHSMGGFIAQLVAVVIPDLIKSVFLIEALGLLTYAEDETALKLREAFLSRRALEDKSAPQYDDAERLVNARAAHNSIAAVLIKPVVMRNLACKDGVWQWRIDPRLRLGSPFRYSIGQVNDLMASIQCPLALIRGTSGFKDLDKALERWGERVSVLWVEGGHHVHLEQPKQVAEHLNAFLGRPI; translated from the coding sequence ATGAGAGAACTTAGAATAGAAGCGGCGCACATTGAGTTAGCCGCTTTTTCATCTGCACCGATTTCTGAATTTAATCCTCAAGAGCCCGTAATTATTGCATTGCATGGTTGGCTAGATAATGCATTAAGCCTCACGCCTCTTCTCACCGAACTTGAAAGCCAAAGTCGCCAAGAACAAATCACTCAGCAGTGGCTCGCGCTCGACCTTCCCGGTCATGGGCATTCAGAGCATCGGCCTGTCGGCGTCTATTACTACTTCTCAGAGTGGGCAATGGATATTGCCAAACTGATTCATGAGCAAGGTTGGCAAAATGTGGTGCTTGTCGGTCATAGTATGGGAGGGTTCATCGCGCAACTGGTCGCGGTTGTGATCCCTGATTTGATTAAATCCGTTTTTCTTATTGAAGCTTTGGGTTTACTCACCTACGCTGAAGATGAAACTGCGCTCAAATTACGCGAAGCATTTCTTTCCAGGCGTGCGTTAGAGGACAAGAGCGCTCCGCAATATGACGACGCCGAGCGATTGGTAAACGCGAGGGCTGCTCATAATTCGATTGCGGCAGTTTTGATTAAGCCGGTGGTCATGAGAAACTTAGCGTGTAAGGACGGGGTGTGGCAATGGCGTATCGATCCTCGCTTGCGGTTAGGTTCACCATTTCGGTATTCAATCGGCCAAGTAAACGACTTAATGGCGTCGATACAATGTCCGCTCGCATTAATAAGAGGAACGAGCGGTTTTAAAGATTTAGATAAGGCGCTCGAGCGCTGGGGTGAACGAGTTTCAGTGCTTTGGGTAGAAGGCGGTCACCATGTGCATTTGGAGCAACCTAAGCAAGTTGCTGAGCACTTAAACGCATTTCTTGGGCGTCCAATCTGA
- a CDS encoding tRNA threonylcarbamoyladenosine biosynthesis protein TsaB, with product MRLLAIDTATEYCSVAHSDEKTIIYRGREAPREHAELVLPFVQEILAEAGMALGDLEGLVLGKGPGSFTGVRITASLGQGLAFSQGLPVVGISSLQAMAQQAYRLHDATHVIAAIDARMGEVYVGTYKLEEGLMKQQGEERVLKPEAVTEYMKDHANERATWFGVGTGWVTYERELVEACEMLGAIELSHSVRFPHAMDMLALGLAAFNRGEDVAAESFQVHYVRDEVTWQKLPGRS from the coding sequence GTGCGATTATTAGCCATCGATACCGCAACAGAATACTGTTCCGTTGCGCACTCTGACGAAAAGACCATCATTTATCGTGGCAGGGAAGCACCGCGTGAACATGCCGAGTTGGTGTTGCCGTTTGTTCAGGAAATATTGGCAGAAGCCGGCATGGCATTGGGTGACCTAGAGGGGCTTGTGTTGGGAAAGGGTCCAGGCTCATTTACCGGAGTGCGCATTACCGCGAGCTTAGGTCAGGGGTTGGCGTTCTCGCAGGGGTTACCTGTGGTTGGTATTTCAAGCTTACAAGCTATGGCGCAACAAGCCTATCGTTTGCATGATGCAACTCACGTAATTGCCGCTATCGACGCACGAATGGGCGAGGTGTACGTTGGAACTTACAAGCTTGAAGAAGGTCTGATGAAGCAGCAAGGAGAAGAACGCGTACTTAAGCCTGAAGCAGTTACTGAGTATATGAAAGACCACGCAAATGAACGGGCAACTTGGTTTGGTGTGGGCACTGGCTGGGTAACCTATGAGCGCGAGTTAGTAGAGGCGTGTGAAATGTTAGGCGCAATAGAATTATCTCACTCGGTGCGGTTTCCTCATGCAATGGATATGTTGGCGCTAGGGTTAGCCGCATTCAATCGGGGTGAAGACGTTGCAGCAGAGTCGTTTCAAGTGCATTATGTGAGAGACGAAGTGACTTGGCAAAAGCTTCCGGGTAGAAGCTAA
- a CDS encoding long-chain acyl-CoA synthetase, whose product MDKTWLKRYPNGVASEIDPDHYSSLVDIFEESVEKYGDNDAFVNMDKVISFNELDRLSAQFAAYLQGIGLKKGDAVAIMMPNVLQYPVAIFGVLRAGMVVVNVNPLYTARELKHQLTDSGAKAIVILKNFATTLQKIQKDVNLDKVILTGLGDLLPTPKRWIVNFVVRYVKKMVPAYSLENTIEFNAALAAGEGKKPERPEVTGDDLAFLQYTGGTTGVSKGAMLTHRNMVANLEQVSAMVQPLVEDGKEVIITALPLYHIFALTANCLTFIKHGGANILITNPRDMPGFVKELGKHKFSVISGVNTLFNGLLNTPGFSDLDFSKLKVALGGGMAVQRAVAEHWEKVTGSTLLEGYGLTECSPVVTVNPYDIEHYTGSIGVPVPSTDVKIVDEEGNEVPMGEPGEILVRGPQVMVGYLGRPEATAEAIKDGWFATGDMGTVDEHGFFRIVDRKKDMILVSGFNVYPNEIEDVVASHPKVLEVAAVGVPHESSGEVVKIFVVKKDNSLDEKELREYCRENLTAYKVPKLIEFRAELPKTNVGKILRRELRDEHKE is encoded by the coding sequence GTGGATAAAACTTGGCTAAAACGCTATCCGAACGGCGTAGCATCAGAAATCGATCCAGATCATTACTCTTCACTTGTCGACATTTTTGAAGAAAGTGTCGAAAAATACGGTGATAACGACGCATTCGTGAATATGGACAAAGTGATCAGCTTCAACGAGTTAGATCGCCTCTCGGCCCAGTTTGCGGCTTACTTACAGGGTATAGGCCTCAAAAAAGGTGATGCAGTTGCCATTATGATGCCGAACGTTTTGCAATACCCAGTGGCAATTTTCGGTGTATTGCGCGCAGGCATGGTGGTGGTCAACGTAAACCCCTTATATACCGCTCGCGAATTAAAGCATCAATTAACCGACTCGGGTGCAAAAGCGATTGTTATATTGAAAAACTTTGCAACCACCCTGCAAAAAATCCAAAAAGACGTAAACCTAGACAAAGTCATTTTGACAGGATTAGGTGATCTCTTACCGACACCGAAGCGCTGGATAGTAAATTTTGTGGTTCGCTATGTGAAGAAGATGGTGCCAGCCTATTCACTGGAGAACACCATTGAATTTAATGCCGCACTAGCTGCAGGCGAGGGCAAGAAGCCTGAGCGTCCAGAAGTAACTGGCGACGACCTCGCATTCTTACAGTACACAGGCGGTACTACAGGGGTTTCAAAAGGTGCCATGCTCACGCACAGAAACATGGTTGCGAATTTAGAGCAAGTGTCTGCCATGGTGCAGCCGCTCGTAGAGGATGGCAAAGAAGTGATTATCACGGCGTTGCCGCTCTACCACATCTTCGCACTAACAGCGAATTGCTTAACGTTCATTAAGCATGGTGGCGCAAATATTCTGATCACGAATCCGCGCGATATGCCAGGTTTCGTAAAAGAGCTCGGGAAACATAAGTTTTCAGTGATCTCCGGTGTGAATACGCTGTTCAACGGTTTATTAAATACCCCTGGCTTCAGCGACTTAGATTTTAGTAAGCTCAAAGTAGCGCTCGGTGGCGGCATGGCAGTGCAGCGTGCTGTAGCCGAACATTGGGAGAAAGTAACAGGTTCCACTTTACTTGAAGGTTATGGTTTAACTGAGTGTTCTCCAGTAGTAACAGTCAACCCATACGACATCGAGCACTATACCGGTAGTATCGGTGTACCGGTTCCTTCTACTGATGTAAAAATTGTCGATGAAGAAGGGAATGAAGTTCCGATGGGAGAACCTGGCGAGATTCTTGTGCGAGGTCCGCAGGTGATGGTCGGTTACTTAGGCCGCCCTGAAGCGACCGCAGAGGCAATCAAGGATGGCTGGTTCGCGACGGGTGACATGGGTACCGTCGACGAGCATGGCTTCTTCCGCATCGTCGATCGGAAAAAAGATATGATTCTTGTGTCGGGCTTCAATGTTTATCCAAACGAGATTGAAGACGTTGTTGCAAGCCATCCAAAAGTACTTGAAGTGGCTGCAGTTGGCGTCCCACATGAGTCTTCTGGTGAAGTTGTGAAAATCTTTGTGGTGAAGAAAGACAATTCGTTGGACGAAAAGGAATTACGCGAGTATTGCCGTGAAAATCTCACCGCATATAAGGTACCTAAACTCATTGAATTCCGCGCGGAATTACCGAAAACGAATGTAGGTAAAATTCTGCGTAGGGAGTTAAGAGACGAACATAAAGAATGA